The genomic window GGTGTCGAGTGAGCCGATCTGCACGCCGTACCGCGGCATGCTCTTTTCCGGCCAGCATCCGCTCTACAACGGGGCGTTCTTTAATGACGTCCCGCTGCTGCCGACCTCTCAGGATCGTTTTGCGCACGTGTTGTCCCGGGCCGGCTATGAGACGGCTTATGTTGGTAAATGGCACCTGCTAGGCGGCCCTACGCGTGGCACGGGCATTCCGCCGGGGCCTAACCGTCAGGGGTTCGATGAAACGTTTCTGAGCAATAACTGCCATGTGAATTACAGCCCGGAGGCATGTCATTTCTACGATGACAACAATCGGCGCATTCTTTTTAAAGAGTTTTATTCAGATAGCCCTTGGGAGCTGGAGGCCCAGACTCGACAGGTTGAAGAGTGGTTTGGGCGGCGTGATCAAAATCGCCCGTTCGCCGCGTTTGTTTCCTGGCATCCGCCGCACAACTTCGGAGGCGACGGCTGTCCGAAACTGCCGGGCCGGCAGAAAAACTACAACGTAAAAGGGTTGGATCCGGATCTGATCAAGCCCTATGAGAAGGTGGACATCACGCTGCGCCCAGGCGAGCAGCTCGACCCTGAAAACGAAGCCTGTCGAAAGAATCAGTACCGCAATTATATGGCGATGATTACCGCGTGTGATACGGCGCTGGGGCGCTTGGTTGATCAGCTGAAACAGCAGGGCGTATATGAAAACACGCTGATTGTCTTTACCTCCGACCACGGCGATATGCTCTTGTCGCATGGGGCCGGAAAGCCGAAACAGTATCCTCAGGATTACTCTGCGCGGGTTCCGCTCGTCATGCATTGGCCCGGCCGCATTCCGGAAGGAAAAGTCAACGATCTGCTCGTTGGATCCATGGATCTGATGCCGACCATTCTGGGGCTGCTCGACCTGCCGGTTCCGGACTCCGTGCAGGGAAGAGATCTTTCTGAGGCTGTCATCGCGAACGACGGTTCTGTCGTGGAGAGCGTGCCGCTGTTTGTCTACTTGCATAAAGGTTCGTGGCGCGGTGTTTTCACGAAAGAGTGGACCTATGCCCGCTCGGTGGACGCGCATAAAAAGCGCGACGGCGTAGAGGTCAATGTGCTTTATAACCGAAAGAACGATCCCGGGCAGCTGAATAACCTCTTCGGCAAACCGGAGTTTGCCGATGTTCAGCAACACATGGAGTCGTTGACCACACAATGGATGGAGAAATTCGGCGACAAAGAATATACCGCAGCGGACTTTGCGACGGCGGCAAAAAAGGCCGGGATCACCTGGCAGAATAATTATACGCATCGGCCGATTGACCTGTTGCGCGCTCTGGATAAGTAATCTTTATACCAAGTGGATTGGTTTTTTAACGAACAGAGAGCTTTGTGATGAAGTTGAATAGAATAATTATGGGGCTGACTGCACTGGTTGCGGCAGCCGGCAGTGTGGTTGCGGATGAAAAACCGAATATCGTTTTTGTGCTGGTGGATGATCAGCGCAATGACACGCTCGGATGCGCCGGGCACCCGGTGATTCAGACGCCGAATATTGACCGGTTGGCGGCGCAGGGGGTTCGTTTCGAAAACGCCTTCGTCAATACCTCAATCTGCATGGCCAGCCGCGCCACCATTTTTACTGGACTCACGCAGCGTTCGCATAACTATCGGCCTGCCGATCCGCAGGGGTCCACCCCCGTCTCCGATGCGGTTTTGATGGACAGTTTCCCGACGCAGCTGCGGCAGGCGGGTTACTACACCGGATTTTTCGGGAAAAACCATGTTGGCTTTAAGCGGGGCACATCGAAGGCCTTCGATACGATGTTTGATGATTGGCGGCATTTGACGTTGGGAATGAAAAAACAGCCGGACGGTACGATGCGCCACAGTGACGAACTGGTCGGCGACGAGTCGGTGGAGTTTTTGCGTCAGCGGCCAACCGATAAGCCGTTTATGCTTTATATGAGCATGACGATTGCACATGCGAAGGATTCGAATCACAGCCCGGGGATGGGGCACTATCCCTGGCCCAAAGCCGTGGACGGGATGTATGAGGACATTGATCCGGCCCGCCCGCGGCTGGATGATCCGGCGATTTATGAATCGATGCCCGGATTTCTGAAAGAATCACTCAACCGGACCCGGTATTTCTGGCGCTGGGATACCCCGGAAAAGTATCGCACCAATATGCGGGCTTACTACCGGATGCTGAGCGGCATGGACGGCATTGTGGGACGCGTATTGGCGGAGTTGGAAACGCAGGGTGTTCGGGATAATACGATCGTAATCTACACGGCTGATAACGGGTATTACATGGGAGAGCGCGGGCTGGCCGGGAAATGGTCTCATTTTGAGGAATCCCTGCGGGTGCCGCTGATTATTGCCGATCCGCGTCTTCCGAAAGAGAACGGCGGACGGGTTGAGCCCTCCATGGTGATGAATCTGGACTTGCCAACCACCATGCTGGATCTGGCGGGTGTTCCTGTTCCTGAGCAGTATCAGGGGGAAAGCCTGACGCCGTTTCTGACCGGAAACCGGCCCGCCGAGTGGCGCACGGAGTGTTTTGTGGAACACCATCAACTTAGAACAGTGATTCCGAGCTGGGCGGGTGTTCGTGACGAACGCTATGTCTATGCCCGATACGACCGGCAAAACCCTCCGTACGAGTTTTTACACGACCTGAAAGCCGATCCGGATCAGCTGAAGAACTTTGTCAACAACCCCGAATACGCGGAGATTCTCGACCGGTTGAGGAGCAATACAGATGGCTATATCCGGGAGTATACAGGTGGGTCGAAGCCGCCGTCTGACGAATCGGCTGAAAAATACACCGGCGGCGAGGCCTCTTTTAACGGGCGGCAGTCCGCAAAGCTGGCCGACGTTCCGGCACTGAGCGTTGAGAGCAAAATCACCTGGCGCATGGAGGTTAAGATTCATCCGGACTGCGCTCCCGGCGCGATTCTGATGGGAAACCGCAAGGCAAACGGTCGCGATTATTTCTTCAAGATTACCCCGTCGAAAGGCGTACAGCTTTTCAAAGATAGAAAACTACTCCTTAAGATTCCCGCCAGGATTCCGAAAGGCGTTTGGACGGAGGTTCGAGTCGTTAAAGAGGGGCCGCAGTTTACGCTCTTCATCAACGGGGAAGCCGCCGGGACGGCCCGCTCGAACCAACCCCTTCCGGCCATGCCGTGCTATCTCGGCGGCGACCCCGCTACGAAGAAGGAGTTCGCCAGATGCTCCATCCGCAATGCCTACGTGGAGGGGCCGTAACCGCGGTTGATATCAGGCGGGGAGAATGAGTCTAACGGATTTAGTATTAAACAAACACGAGGAAAGTAGAGCTATGAAAAAATTTATTATCAGATTGGTTATATCAATGCTTCCGATGGCGGGGATGTGCCGAATGGCCGGAGCCTCACTGGAGCAATCGTTTCAATCGCCGCCCGACAGCGCGCGCGCTCAGACGTGGTGGCATTGGATGAATGGGAATGTCAGCGCCGAAGGAATTACTAAGGATCTGGAGGCGATGAAGGACGCAGGATTGAATGGATTCACTGTTTTCGATGTGCCTTTAAATACACCTCGCGGCCCCGTTAATTACAACAGCCCGAAGTGGCACGAAATGATCGCTCATACGGTCAAAGAGGCGGATCGGATCGGACTGGAGATGACGTTCCATAACTGCGCCGGATGGTCATCCAGCGGCGGGCCGTGGATCACCCCGGAGCATTCCATGCACGAAGTGGTGTGGAGCGAGGTGCAGGTGTCGGGTGGTAAGGATGTGTCGATCACCTTGACGCAGTCGACCACCCGGAAGGGCTATTATCAGGATATTGTGGTGCTGGCTTTTCCGACGCCCGAGGGCGAACAGAACGGCAAGCCGGGGTTTCGCATCGAGAACTGGGAGGAGAAGTCTGGGAAGAATGAGCAGAGAGGTCAAAACCCTCATGCCGGGAGCGAGTTTTCTCCCTCGGA from Pontiella desulfatans includes these protein-coding regions:
- a CDS encoding sulfatase family protein, whose product is MKLNRIIMGLTALVAAAGSVVADEKPNIVFVLVDDQRNDTLGCAGHPVIQTPNIDRLAAQGVRFENAFVNTSICMASRATIFTGLTQRSHNYRPADPQGSTPVSDAVLMDSFPTQLRQAGYYTGFFGKNHVGFKRGTSKAFDTMFDDWRHLTLGMKKQPDGTMRHSDELVGDESVEFLRQRPTDKPFMLYMSMTIAHAKDSNHSPGMGHYPWPKAVDGMYEDIDPARPRLDDPAIYESMPGFLKESLNRTRYFWRWDTPEKYRTNMRAYYRMLSGMDGIVGRVLAELETQGVRDNTIVIYTADNGYYMGERGLAGKWSHFEESLRVPLIIADPRLPKENGGRVEPSMVMNLDLPTTMLDLAGVPVPEQYQGESLTPFLTGNRPAEWRTECFVEHHQLRTVIPSWAGVRDERYVYARYDRQNPPYEFLHDLKADPDQLKNFVNNPEYAEILDRLRSNTDGYIREYTGGSKPPSDESAEKYTGGEASFNGRQSAKLADVPALSVESKITWRMEVKIHPDCAPGAILMGNRKANGRDYFFKITPSKGVQLFKDRKLLLKIPARIPKGVWTEVRVVKEGPQFTLFINGEAAGTARSNQPLPAMPCYLGGDPATKKEFARCSIRNAYVEGP
- a CDS encoding sulfatase-like hydrolase/transferase yields the protein MKRSKLTLIGMATAAALSLTAQAAPQTKKPNLLFVFTDQQSFDMIGAVNPQVKTPVLDSLEASGVRFQHMVSSEPICTPYRGMLFSGQHPLYNGAFFNDVPLLPTSQDRFAHVLSRAGYETAYVGKWHLLGGPTRGTGIPPGPNRQGFDETFLSNNCHVNYSPEACHFYDDNNRRILFKEFYSDSPWELEAQTRQVEEWFGRRDQNRPFAAFVSWHPPHNFGGDGCPKLPGRQKNYNVKGLDPDLIKPYEKVDITLRPGEQLDPENEACRKNQYRNYMAMITACDTALGRLVDQLKQQGVYENTLIVFTSDHGDMLLSHGAGKPKQYPQDYSARVPLVMHWPGRIPEGKVNDLLVGSMDLMPTILGLLDLPVPDSVQGRDLSEAVIANDGSVVESVPLFVYLHKGSWRGVFTKEWTYARSVDAHKKRDGVEVNVLYNRKNDPGQLNNLFGKPEFADVQQHMESLTTQWMEKFGDKEYTAADFATAAKKAGITWQNNYTHRPIDLLRALDK